From the genome of Ectobacillus sp. JY-23, one region includes:
- a CDS encoding amidohydrolase, with protein sequence MSICKQSVQTFINGKIFTSNPKQPCASAMIVRDGKIMWIGEQADLENLSSNCIDLKGHRVLPGLIDAHLHPLWLAHASTQIACTPPLVTSIADLIEQIRHMCSSNEPDKWIEGWGYDEGKLSEGRAPTRWDLDKAAADIPVFITRTCTHIAVVNSKALALAGITKNTPDPQGGKIDRDSNGEPTGVLRESAADLVRCIMPVTSLEEDAAALAELSSALLSHGITAITDLWSKTEPIDYLEMYKMAIKKGLKQRTVLYYLWEELKKQPILEPHKIEREHQVHIGGIKLFSDGSVSGKTAWVNPPFLGEEENYGIQTTTKEELLAAAKAAKQNQIQLVVHAMGEQAIDLIIDTFYGEEGWLTDAPSIRIEHAAMPTPRAIQRAAEMNIAFVTQPIFVFAEIESYHNNLGYERTKQTYPVQSMLQAGIKVAFSSDAPATAWADPANPFVGIKSAVTRLAYNGADTGQEQRVDVPTAIMLYTKAAQEITRIPYIGQLATGYHADFIILDQDILEMSIDKIDTVRVKETYLGGHLVFQRDNSVTKC encoded by the coding sequence ATGTCGATTTGTAAACAATCTGTACAAACCTTTATTAATGGGAAAATTTTCACTTCAAACCCAAAGCAGCCCTGTGCAAGTGCCATGATTGTGCGTGATGGCAAGATAATGTGGATCGGTGAACAAGCAGATTTAGAAAACCTATCAAGCAATTGTATTGATTTGAAAGGACACAGAGTGCTTCCAGGTCTTATCGATGCCCATTTACATCCTTTATGGCTTGCGCATGCATCCACCCAAATTGCCTGCACGCCTCCACTTGTTACTTCAATAGCCGATTTAATTGAACAAATTCGGCATATGTGTAGCTCCAACGAACCGGATAAATGGATTGAAGGCTGGGGATATGATGAAGGGAAATTGTCAGAAGGAAGAGCGCCAACACGCTGGGATTTGGACAAAGCTGCAGCAGACATCCCGGTTTTTATTACCCGGACATGCACCCATATTGCGGTTGTAAACAGTAAGGCGCTGGCACTAGCGGGCATTACGAAGAATACACCAGATCCGCAAGGCGGAAAGATTGATAGGGATTCAAACGGTGAGCCAACCGGCGTATTACGAGAAAGCGCAGCAGACCTCGTTCGCTGTATCATGCCCGTTACATCTCTTGAAGAAGATGCTGCGGCACTTGCCGAATTAAGTTCTGCCCTACTGTCACACGGAATTACAGCCATTACAGATCTTTGGAGTAAAACTGAGCCGATTGATTACTTGGAAATGTATAAAATGGCTATAAAAAAAGGGCTGAAGCAACGTACTGTTTTATATTATCTGTGGGAGGAGTTAAAAAAACAGCCTATACTAGAACCTCATAAAATCGAGCGTGAACATCAAGTTCATATCGGCGGCATCAAATTATTCTCAGACGGAAGCGTATCTGGAAAAACAGCATGGGTCAATCCGCCATTCTTAGGGGAAGAGGAGAATTACGGTATTCAAACAACAACTAAGGAAGAACTGTTGGCTGCCGCAAAAGCAGCTAAGCAGAACCAGATTCAATTAGTTGTCCACGCAATGGGCGAGCAGGCAATTGATTTGATCATTGATACTTTCTATGGCGAAGAAGGCTGGCTTACAGATGCGCCTTCTATTCGGATCGAGCATGCGGCAATGCCTACACCTCGCGCCATCCAACGTGCTGCAGAAATGAATATTGCCTTTGTCACACAACCAATCTTTGTGTTTGCAGAAATTGAAAGCTATCATAATAACCTTGGATATGAGCGTACAAAGCAAACCTACCCTGTTCAATCCATGCTCCAAGCAGGGATAAAAGTGGCATTTTCTTCCGACGCGCCTGCAACCGCTTGGGCTGATCCCGCAAATCCGTTTGTCGGCATCAAGTCCGCTGTCACACGCCTGGCCTATAATGGTGCGGATACCGGACAAGAACAAAGAGTGGATGTACCAACCGCCATCATGCTTTACACAAAGGCAGCACAAGAAATCACACGGATTCCTTATATAGGACAGCTTGCTACAGGCTATCATGCCGACTTTATTATACTTGATCAGGATATACTCGAGATGAGTATAGACAAGATTGATACCGTACGAGTTAAAGAAACATATTTAGGTGGACACTTGGTGTTTCAAAGAGACAATTCTGTTACGAAATGCTGA
- a CDS encoding DUF3427 domain-containing protein has protein sequence MENLVRNLEVSLHTGFIDKQLGKQGKYKPQLLVNDTKTNEHVLNTMLEELESCKSFLFSVAFITESGLATLKSHFLDLKAKGVKGRILTSTFLSFNKPKVFKELLKIENVEVRLTDIKGFHSKGYIFHHDTYYSLIVGSSNLTAHALKVNYEWNVKLTSHENGEIVHHFKNQFEEVWEEADVLSEAWIEEYEKIYARSNPQRDFSGVIESLPKYPENPIEEALKIKPNNMQQAALSQIEALRAAGKDKGLIISATGTGKTYLAAFDVRRYAPKRMLFIVHREQILKKAKADFQKIFGGREEDFGILSGSNKQTNAKYVFATIQTITRDNYLHTFVRNEFDYILIDEVHRAGAQTYQKVIDYFKPQFFMGMTATPERTDDFNIYALFDYNIAYEIRLQEALEEDMLCPFHYFGVTDIEYNGQLIEDATITQHLVAEERVKHIIDKITYYGFSGEKVKGLMFCSRKEEAKALSVQLNERGYQTVALTGDDSQEERERRVNELENGLLDYILTVEIFNEGIDIPCINQVVMLRQTQSSIIFIQQLGRGLRKHESKEYVTIIDFIGNYKNNYLIPVALSGDKSQNKDNIRRRMKDTSYIKGISTINFEEVAKKQIFKSINTSNLTALKLLREAYKELKNRIGRVPLLYDFLTNHSIDPVVIANGYGNYVQFLLKMKEEIPGISDYENKVLTMLSLEVLNGKRRHEVVLLDMLLYQKEVSYDAFLEALRALNCCTDDQTMMSVQRILDLSFFTQANRMKYGELPIVQFHHDNRISFNKILANLLQANPYFRDLVVDIVRCAREKSNSYSSERPLTLYEKYTRKDACKLLNWEHDESSTMYGYKTKHQTCPIFVTYHKKEDIESSTNYAEEFVSPDVLKWSTRSNRTLQSEEVKTIIQAKERGIDLHVFVKKDDDEGTDFYYLGKALPDRDHIVQTVMHDKKGKEIPVVHMHLMMEQPVVYKLYQYIQAEK, from the coding sequence TACATACGGGTTTCATTGATAAACAGCTTGGGAAACAAGGGAAATATAAACCCCAGCTACTTGTAAATGACACGAAAACAAACGAGCATGTGTTGAACACGATGCTGGAGGAATTGGAGAGTTGTAAGTCTTTTCTTTTTTCAGTTGCATTTATCACCGAAAGCGGATTGGCTACGCTGAAGTCTCATTTTCTTGATTTGAAAGCAAAGGGCGTGAAAGGTCGCATTTTAACCTCTACATTTTTAAGCTTTAACAAGCCAAAGGTCTTTAAAGAGTTGTTGAAGATTGAAAATGTAGAAGTGCGTTTGACGGATATAAAAGGATTTCATTCCAAAGGCTATATCTTTCATCATGACACTTACTATTCTTTAATTGTAGGGAGCTCAAATCTTACTGCGCATGCTTTGAAGGTGAACTATGAATGGAACGTCAAGCTGACATCGCATGAAAACGGGGAAATTGTACATCATTTTAAAAATCAGTTTGAAGAGGTGTGGGAAGAAGCCGATGTTTTATCGGAAGCTTGGATTGAGGAGTATGAAAAAATATACGCCCGAAGTAATCCACAAAGAGATTTTAGCGGAGTGATAGAGTCGCTTCCAAAGTACCCGGAAAACCCGATTGAGGAAGCATTAAAGATTAAGCCTAATAACATGCAGCAGGCTGCGCTTTCACAGATTGAAGCGTTGCGGGCTGCTGGTAAGGATAAAGGTTTGATTATATCCGCAACTGGTACAGGAAAGACATATTTAGCGGCATTTGATGTAAGGAGATATGCCCCAAAGAGGATGCTTTTTATTGTGCACCGAGAGCAAATTCTCAAGAAAGCAAAAGCAGATTTTCAGAAGATTTTTGGCGGTCGTGAAGAGGATTTTGGAATTTTATCCGGCTCCAATAAGCAAACGAATGCAAAGTATGTATTTGCGACAATTCAGACCATTACAAGAGATAATTATTTACACACATTTGTTCGTAACGAGTTTGATTATATCTTGATAGATGAGGTACATAGGGCAGGTGCACAAACATATCAAAAAGTAATTGATTATTTCAAGCCGCAATTTTTCATGGGAATGACTGCGACGCCGGAGCGGACCGATGATTTCAATATATATGCATTGTTTGATTATAACATCGCCTATGAAATTCGCCTGCAGGAGGCGCTAGAAGAGGATATGCTCTGTCCGTTTCATTATTTTGGCGTAACGGATATAGAATACAATGGGCAACTCATTGAGGATGCTACCATAACGCAGCACCTTGTGGCAGAAGAGCGCGTGAAGCATATTATTGATAAAATCACGTACTACGGTTTTTCTGGCGAGAAGGTAAAAGGATTAATGTTTTGCAGTCGAAAAGAAGAAGCAAAGGCGCTTTCCGTGCAATTAAATGAAAGAGGCTATCAAACTGTTGCGTTAACTGGAGATGATTCGCAGGAGGAACGAGAGCGCCGTGTGAACGAGCTAGAAAACGGTTTGCTTGATTATATTTTAACGGTGGAAATTTTTAATGAAGGAATTGATATTCCTTGCATCAATCAAGTGGTAATGCTGCGGCAAACGCAGTCGAGCATTATTTTTATCCAGCAGCTCGGCCGCGGTCTGCGCAAGCACGAATCAAAGGAATACGTGACGATTATTGACTTTATCGGCAACTATAAAAACAATTACTTAATTCCTGTTGCGTTGTCTGGGGATAAATCGCAGAATAAGGATAATATTCGTAGACGTATGAAGGATACGAGCTACATCAAAGGGATATCGACAATTAACTTTGAAGAAGTGGCGAAAAAGCAAATCTTTAAATCGATCAACACAAGCAATCTGACTGCGTTAAAGCTCTTAAGAGAGGCATATAAGGAATTGAAAAACAGAATCGGGAGGGTTCCGTTATTATATGATTTTTTAACAAACCATTCTATTGACCCAGTCGTTATTGCGAATGGATATGGCAACTATGTGCAGTTTTTATTAAAAATGAAGGAAGAGATTCCGGGAATAAGTGATTATGAAAACAAGGTGCTGACCATGCTTTCACTTGAAGTATTAAACGGAAAGCGTAGGCATGAAGTTGTGCTGTTGGATATGCTGCTGTATCAAAAGGAAGTAAGCTACGATGCGTTTCTTGAAGCACTTCGAGCACTGAATTGTTGTACAGATGATCAAACGATGATGTCTGTTCAGCGTATATTGGATTTATCATTCTTTACACAGGCTAACAGGATGAAGTACGGCGAACTACCAATTGTACAATTTCATCATGACAATCGTATTTCCTTTAATAAAATACTCGCAAATCTGCTTCAAGCTAATCCATATTTTCGCGATTTGGTTGTTGATATTGTCCGATGCGCGAGGGAGAAAAGCAATTCATACAGCAGCGAACGTCCGTTAACGTTGTATGAGAAGTATACAAGGAAGGACGCCTGTAAGCTATTGAATTGGGAGCATGATGAAAGCTCCACGATGTACGGCTATAAAACAAAGCATCAAACTTGTCCAATTTTTGTTACGTATCATAAAAAAGAGGACATTGAATCCAGTACAAACTATGCGGAAGAATTCGTCAGTCCGGATGTTTTAAAGTGGTCGACAAGAAGCAATCGTACCCTGCAATCCGAAGAGGTTAAAACCATTATACAGGCAAAGGAACGTGGGATTGATCTTCATGTGTTTGTGAAGAAGGATGATGATGAGGGGACCGATTTCTATTATTTAGGAAAAGCGCTTCCTGATAGAGATCATATTGTACAAACTGTCATGCACGATAAAAAAGGAAAAGAAATTCCGGTTGTGCACATGCATTTAATGATGGAACAGCCCGTTGTGTACAAGCTCTATCAGTATATTCAAGCAGAAAAATAG
- a CDS encoding (deoxy)nucleoside triphosphate pyrophosphohydrolase, producing MKKSIKVVAAIIENEHNEILCALRSPQMAIPNMWEFPGGKVEKNEDLFSALEREILEELGCKVEAYDLFNDHTHEYEAFIINLISIKCKIIEGTPIPAEHSKLIWLKRENLASLKWAPADIPAVEQLINER from the coding sequence ATGAAAAAATCAATTAAAGTCGTCGCAGCGATTATTGAAAATGAGCACAATGAAATCTTATGTGCCCTGCGCTCACCGCAAATGGCGATTCCAAATATGTGGGAGTTTCCGGGCGGCAAGGTGGAAAAAAACGAAGATTTGTTTTCCGCGCTAGAACGAGAGATTTTGGAAGAGTTAGGCTGTAAGGTAGAAGCCTACGACTTGTTCAACGATCATACGCATGAATACGAAGCGTTTATCATTAATCTTATCTCTATTAAATGCAAAATCATAGAAGGTACGCCAATTCCAGCGGAGCACTCCAAATTAATCTGGCTGAAGAGAGAAAACCTGGCTTCTCTGAAATGGGCACCAGCTGATATCCCGGCTGTCGAACAGCTGATAAACGAAAGATAG